A region of uncultured Anaeromusa sp. DNA encodes the following proteins:
- a CDS encoding Stp1/IreP family PP2C-type Ser/Thr phosphatase, whose protein sequence is MKAFGNSDIGLVREKNEDSLLVSAPLFAVADGMGGHAAGEIASRLALASFQEFLNQGQENSSWLEKLTAAACAANEAVYEEAHKRERLAGMGTTLSAVYLEGLHAYWLHIGDSRMYLYRAEQLQQITTDHSLVWELVRAGSISAEEARHHPRRNVLTKALGTQEKIEADVGMVELKAGDCLLLCSDGLSGLVDEKQLQQVLSEHKSESLKTRVNLMISAANNAGGHDNISAILVEVGQVDAS, encoded by the coding sequence GTGAAGGCTTTTGGCAACAGCGATATCGGCCTTGTACGGGAAAAGAACGAGGACAGCTTGTTGGTAAGCGCTCCTCTTTTTGCCGTAGCCGACGGCATGGGTGGGCATGCTGCAGGAGAAATCGCCAGCCGACTGGCGTTGGCTTCGTTTCAAGAGTTTTTAAATCAAGGCCAAGAAAACAGTTCTTGGTTGGAAAAATTGACTGCCGCAGCTTGCGCCGCCAATGAAGCTGTGTATGAAGAGGCGCACAAGAGGGAGCGTTTAGCCGGCATGGGCACAACGCTGAGTGCTGTATATTTGGAAGGGCTTCATGCTTACTGGCTTCATATCGGCGACAGTCGTATGTATCTATATCGCGCGGAACAGCTGCAGCAAATCACAACCGATCACTCGTTGGTCTGGGAATTGGTACGCGCCGGCAGCATCAGCGCGGAAGAAGCGCGACATCATCCGCGGCGTAATGTCTTAACGAAAGCGCTGGGGACACAAGAAAAAATAGAAGCCGACGTAGGCATGGTAGAGCTAAAAGCAGGAGACTGTCTGCTCCTATGTAGCGACGGTCTCAGCGGCTTAGTTGACGAAAAGCAGCTGCAGCAAGTGCTGTCTGAACATAAAAGTGAATCTTTAAAAACAAGAGTGAATTTAATGATCTCTGCAGCTAACAACGCTGGCGGTCACGATAATATCAGCGCCATCCTAGTGGAAGTCGGACAGGTTGATGCGTCATGA
- the rsgA gene encoding ribosome small subunit-dependent GTPase A produces the protein MKGIVVKAYNSYYYVQVEDGREVPCRLRGKFKKGRFSLLVGDHVVFKDVPEDGSGVIEEILPRRNCLIRPPIANVDQVVLVFAATNPAPSPVLIDRFLVLCEHAGFSPLLCFNKVDEPNIEQELQPLYDLYARQVGYRVFALSAQSGYGLEALMACLQGRITAFAGPSGVGKSTLLNRLYPGFSLETGGLSRKISRGRHTTRFAMLLPLEDRSGYVVDTPGFSQTEFAQIGERELEDCFPELQPYLGQCRFNGCLHMAEPDCAVKQAVADGVIAACRYESYQQIFGQIREAKKGY, from the coding sequence ATGAAGGGCATAGTGGTTAAGGCCTATAACAGTTATTACTACGTGCAGGTGGAAGATGGCAGAGAAGTTCCATGTCGGTTGCGAGGGAAATTTAAAAAAGGACGTTTTTCTCTTCTTGTAGGCGATCATGTTGTATTTAAGGATGTGCCAGAAGACGGCAGCGGCGTCATCGAAGAAATTCTACCGCGCCGTAACTGTCTAATTCGCCCGCCTATAGCTAATGTAGATCAGGTGGTACTTGTTTTTGCAGCCACCAATCCTGCGCCAAGCCCGGTTTTGATTGATCGTTTTCTTGTGCTATGCGAGCATGCGGGCTTTTCGCCGCTTTTGTGCTTTAATAAGGTAGATGAGCCGAATATTGAGCAGGAACTGCAGCCGCTATATGATTTGTACGCCCGGCAGGTTGGCTACCGGGTGTTTGCCCTTTCGGCGCAAAGCGGCTATGGACTGGAGGCGCTGATGGCATGCCTGCAGGGACGTATTACCGCTTTTGCAGGTCCTTCCGGCGTTGGCAAGTCCACACTGCTTAACCGCCTTTATCCAGGTTTTTCGTTGGAAACAGGCGGGCTGAGTCGCAAAATTTCTCGGGGACGTCATACCACCCGCTTTGCAATGCTCCTTCCGCTTGAGGATCGGAGCGGCTATGTAGTGGATACGCCGGGATTCAGTCAAACCGAATTTGCACAAATTGGCGAACGCGAATTGGAGGATTGCTTTCCGGAGCTGCAGCCGTATTTGGGACAGTGCCGCTTTAACGGCTGTCTGCATATGGCAGAACCGGATTGTGCGGTGAAGCAAGCTGTGGCGGATGGCGTTATTGCCGCCTGCCGTTATGAATCGTATCAGCAAATTTTCGGCCAAATTCGCGAGGCCAAGAAGGGATATTGA
- the ribD gene encoding bifunctional diaminohydroxyphosphoribosylaminopyrimidine deaminase/5-amino-6-(5-phosphoribosylamino)uracil reductase RibD, translating to MRHALTLASYARGRTSPNPMVGAVLVRDGEIVGQGWHRQAGTPHAEIHALRQAGELAKGATLYVTLEPCCHQGRTGPCTEAIIQAGVRRVVMAMTDPNPLVAGCGSQRLREAGVVVEEGLLSCEAALLNEVFIKGISTGMPFVVMKAAMTLDGKIASHTGHSRWITGEAARLEVHRLRNEYDAILVGVGTAIADDPQLTTRLPEGGRNPIRIVLDSKGRLPLNSKLLCDGEAPTWIAVTQAAPQECVAALQERADVLVLPADERGGVDIRALCLHLRQERQLTSIFVEGGSAVHGSFLSAGVVDKVHFFMAPKLIGGCDAPGPIGGLGCSLMDQAVPLEEVTVKHIGEDLWISAYVATREGRDVYRTCGRIG from the coding sequence ATGCGTCACGCTCTGACGCTGGCATCGTACGCCAGGGGGAGGACAAGCCCCAATCCGATGGTTGGAGCGGTGCTTGTACGGGACGGCGAAATTGTGGGCCAAGGCTGGCATCGTCAGGCTGGCACGCCGCATGCGGAAATTCATGCCTTGCGGCAAGCTGGTGAATTGGCGAAGGGAGCGACCTTGTATGTGACTCTGGAGCCCTGCTGCCATCAAGGACGCACGGGACCTTGTACAGAAGCGATTATTCAAGCCGGTGTACGTCGAGTGGTTATGGCCATGACCGACCCCAATCCTCTTGTGGCGGGCTGCGGCAGTCAACGCCTGCGTGAGGCGGGCGTGGTGGTTGAAGAAGGGCTGCTTTCTTGCGAGGCGGCGCTTTTAAACGAAGTGTTCATTAAAGGCATTTCTACAGGCATGCCCTTTGTGGTCATGAAGGCGGCGATGACTCTGGACGGAAAAATTGCCAGCCATACTGGTCATTCTCGCTGGATTACTGGCGAGGCGGCCCGACTAGAGGTACATCGCTTGCGTAACGAGTATGACGCCATTTTAGTAGGTGTAGGCACAGCCATTGCCGACGACCCGCAGCTGACGACGCGTCTGCCTGAGGGCGGACGCAATCCGATTCGTATTGTTCTTGATTCAAAGGGGCGTTTGCCACTAAATTCCAAGCTGCTCTGCGACGGCGAAGCTCCTACTTGGATCGCTGTGACCCAAGCGGCGCCGCAAGAGTGTGTAGCCGCTCTGCAGGAGAGAGCAGATGTCCTTGTGCTGCCTGCAGACGAACGAGGCGGTGTTGATATCCGCGCACTATGCCTTCACTTGCGGCAGGAGAGGCAGTTGACAAGCATTTTTGTAGAAGGCGGTTCTGCGGTGCATGGCTCTTTTCTGAGCGCCGGCGTTGTAGACAAAGTGCACTTCTTTATGGCTCCCAAGTTGATTGGCGGCTGTGACGCCCCTGGCCCTATTGGCGGTCTGGGCTGCTCCTTGATGGATCAAGCGGTGCCGTTGGAAGAGGTAACTGTAAAACATATAGGTGAAGACTTATGGATTAGCGCATATGTCGCCACGAGGGAGGGCCGCGATGTTTACCGGACTTGTGGAAGAATTGGGTAA
- a CDS encoding FtsW/RodA/SpoVE family cell cycle protein has protein sequence MKQLMQAESRLLLFNALFLLCGFLLLCLYWPDGKAKLPQMLGIGAAVSGAFFLSQRFLRYWEALYLIFPAFLCSMGLILLGRLKPALVTSQAVWIGCGLAAFFLARYSFQKIHIWKRYKYTCGLIGLVLLASAVIFGVDINGHRSWVVLGPIRFQPAEFARLFLIIFFAAYLSERRELLCQDFVRFGPLRLPRGRIIAPVLCVWLMSMLVLVVERDLGSALLYYSIALVMLYWASGKWDWLVVGFALFMLGSVACYTFYGHIQTRVDIWLDPWADATGRGYQIVQSLFALGWGHILGTGLFLGYPAMIPEVHTDFIFAAIGEEWGLVGAGGVLCVYLLLIFRAFWTVRGSREPFVLLLGGGLAFNLAIQVLLILAGVIKAFPLTGITLPFLSYGGSSMVSNFLLLGILAALSERSGNHDE, from the coding sequence ATGAAGCAATTAATGCAGGCCGAAAGTCGGTTGTTGCTTTTTAACGCTCTATTTTTGCTTTGTGGGTTTTTACTACTCTGCCTGTATTGGCCTGACGGCAAAGCCAAACTGCCGCAGATGCTGGGGATCGGCGCAGCGGTATCCGGTGCTTTTTTTCTTTCCCAGCGTTTTTTGCGCTACTGGGAGGCGTTATATCTCATTTTTCCTGCTTTTTTATGTTCTATGGGGTTGATTTTATTAGGACGGCTCAAGCCGGCCTTGGTTACTTCTCAGGCTGTATGGATTGGCTGTGGGCTGGCGGCGTTCTTTCTTGCACGGTACAGCTTTCAAAAGATTCATATTTGGAAGCGCTACAAATACACCTGTGGTCTTATTGGGCTGGTTTTGCTGGCCTCTGCCGTAATTTTCGGCGTGGATATCAACGGGCACCGCAGTTGGGTGGTGCTAGGCCCCATCCGGTTTCAGCCGGCAGAGTTTGCTAGACTGTTTTTGATTATCTTTTTTGCCGCTTATCTGTCGGAACGACGCGAATTGCTCTGCCAAGACTTCGTTCGCTTCGGTCCCTTGCGGTTGCCCAGAGGACGTATTATTGCGCCTGTATTGTGCGTATGGCTGATGTCCATGCTGGTATTGGTGGTGGAACGGGATTTAGGTTCCGCGCTGCTCTATTACAGCATTGCCTTGGTTATGTTGTATTGGGCCAGCGGCAAATGGGACTGGCTGGTAGTAGGCTTTGCTTTGTTTATGCTGGGTTCGGTTGCCTGTTACACTTTTTATGGGCACATTCAGACGCGGGTGGACATTTGGCTGGATCCTTGGGCTGATGCGACAGGGCGCGGCTATCAGATTGTGCAATCCTTGTTTGCCTTAGGGTGGGGTCATATTTTGGGAACCGGTCTTTTTCTGGGTTATCCGGCGATGATTCCCGAAGTGCATACCGACTTTATCTTTGCCGCCATTGGCGAAGAATGGGGCTTGGTCGGCGCTGGCGGTGTATTGTGCGTCTATCTGCTGCTGATTTTCCGTGCTTTTTGGACGGTGCGCGGTTCGAGGGAACCTTTTGTGCTGCTTTTAGGAGGCGGTCTGGCTTTCAATTTAGCCATACAGGTCCTGCTCATTTTGGCTGGCGTTATTAAAGCGTTTCCTCTTACCGGGATTACACTGCCGTTTTTAAGCTATGGCGGCAGCTCTATGGTTTCTAACTTTCTGCTTTTAGGCATTTTGGCCGCTCTGTCGGAAAGGAGTGGCAACCATGATGAATGA
- a CDS encoding FhaA domain-containing protein, producing MRRFESFLETGIEGFFNRKLASQLQPAELLLALVKRLEEEQAQGFLLEEVQIQVSQEDYEQLQKPKKPMAEGVEAWLSRRFLEEAVERGLEAQRDMPIFLESAESLSSGMFKLVVQKSAQAENREEEGCTRVFQTLSGASLLAPGKSSSLLASLCIHEGPGVGKRFLCADGRVNMGRREQNEIPLEDRNASRLHAYVQWEDKRHILYDAKSLNGTFVNGHRIMRQVLEPDDLVRIGHTVLRYEVENNDR from the coding sequence ATGCGCCGTTTCGAAAGTTTTCTGGAAACTGGCATTGAAGGATTTTTCAACCGCAAATTAGCCAGTCAGTTGCAGCCGGCCGAATTGTTGTTAGCATTGGTTAAACGCCTGGAAGAAGAGCAGGCGCAAGGCTTTTTATTGGAAGAGGTTCAGATTCAAGTTTCTCAAGAAGATTATGAACAGCTGCAAAAGCCCAAGAAACCAATGGCGGAAGGGGTAGAAGCTTGGCTGTCTAGGCGCTTTTTAGAAGAGGCTGTCGAAAGAGGCTTGGAAGCGCAGCGAGATATGCCTATTTTTTTGGAATCTGCCGAAAGTCTATCTTCAGGAATGTTTAAGCTGGTCGTACAAAAATCCGCCCAAGCAGAGAATCGGGAGGAAGAAGGGTGCACCAGGGTGTTTCAGACGCTTTCGGGAGCATCGCTTTTAGCGCCTGGAAAAAGCTCTTCGCTTCTGGCCTCTTTGTGTATACACGAGGGTCCTGGCGTAGGTAAGCGGTTCCTCTGCGCTGATGGCCGTGTCAATATGGGGCGGCGGGAGCAAAACGAAATCCCGCTGGAAGATCGCAATGCCAGCCGGTTGCATGCGTATGTTCAATGGGAAGACAAGCGTCATATTCTTTATGACGCTAAAAGTCTTAATGGTACCTTTGTCAACGGCCATCGCATTATGAGGCAAGTGTTGGAACCTGACGACTTAGTTCGCATCGGCCATACGGTGCTGCGCTATGAGGTGGAAAATAATGACCGCTAA
- a CDS encoding FHA domain-containing protein yields the protein MTANLPAWLKFDWQSLFQPSVWGALFSTILQYALLFLLLIFLFRLLRLMGELVRGSRLRTGASLEKERAFSGGAQLRVVEDAQQLLRQTVYPVRASLSIGRGEHNDIVVNDPFVSYEHSSITRYPEGRFVLTDLGSTNQTRVNEQTAQGDVVLQIGDRIQVGSVVFQFER from the coding sequence ATGACCGCTAATTTACCAGCCTGGCTGAAATTCGATTGGCAATCTCTGTTTCAACCTTCTGTATGGGGGGCGCTATTCTCGACGATACTGCAATACGCTTTGCTTTTTTTACTGCTGATTTTTCTCTTTAGACTGCTCCGGCTGATGGGAGAGTTGGTGCGTGGCAGCAGGTTGCGTACCGGCGCTTCTCTGGAGAAAGAAAGAGCGTTTTCTGGCGGGGCGCAATTGCGGGTTGTAGAGGATGCGCAGCAGCTTCTTAGGCAAACGGTATATCCTGTTCGCGCGTCGCTTTCCATTGGACGAGGGGAGCATAACGATATTGTTGTCAATGATCCGTTTGTCTCTTATGAGCATTCTTCCATTACTCGTTATCCGGAAGGTCGCTTTGTGTTAACCGATTTAGGCAGTACGAATCAAACGCGTGTGAATGAGCAAACCGCACAAGGAGATGTGGTATTGCAAATAGGAGACCGGATTCAGGTTGGCTCCGTGGTCTTCCAGTTTGAGAGGTGA
- a CDS encoding penicillin-binding transpeptidase domain-containing protein, whose translation MMNDDLFRMIRNTFFFLFFLFLLLLGRLAYVQLFQADELSAHPLNRRGGETQLEERGRILDRHGEVLAESRRQDDGSWYRYYPYGAVAAHAVGYTHPRYGQSGAELQYTNELSGHMTSDRRWEGLLKAIQHGGALGNDVRLTVDVRLQEAAYEALGNRRGSVVVLDAQSGEILVMVSRPSYNPNRLDEQWSSLQNQEETPLLNRAQYGQYPPGSIFKTVTAYEALASGKATANTVFQCDGHLRIGSDYEMTEANGKAHGKLTLRQAMAESCNVAFGSLALSLGRDGMRQALEHQGFFRPLGSFFEENAPRTPNFSELTPGELAQTGIGQGDLVVTPLRMAMLAAGYSNQGLLPQPRLLSQIIARNGLPLSFITDKVWLTLEQRAAAEEVRRMMLLTVQDGTGGAAAVNGLVVGGKTGTAENPHGKPHAWFMGFAQEGKQTLAIAVIVENGGSGGAVAAPIARQVFRVAFR comes from the coding sequence ATGATGAATGACGACTTATTTCGGATGATTCGCAACACCTTTTTCTTTCTGTTCTTTTTGTTTTTGCTGTTGTTAGGAAGATTGGCGTATGTGCAATTGTTTCAGGCAGACGAATTGTCCGCTCATCCGCTGAATCGCCGCGGCGGCGAAACGCAACTGGAAGAACGAGGGCGTATTTTGGACCGTCATGGTGAAGTGCTGGCGGAATCGCGGCGTCAGGATGACGGCTCTTGGTACCGGTATTATCCTTATGGGGCTGTTGCCGCCCATGCTGTCGGTTATACGCATCCGCGCTATGGACAAAGCGGCGCGGAATTGCAGTATACCAATGAGCTATCAGGACACATGACGTCTGATCGCCGTTGGGAAGGCTTGTTAAAAGCTATACAGCACGGCGGGGCTCTGGGAAATGATGTGCGTTTAACAGTGGACGTCCGCTTACAAGAGGCGGCCTATGAAGCCTTGGGCAATCGTCGGGGGAGTGTGGTAGTTCTTGATGCGCAAAGCGGTGAAATTCTTGTTATGGTCAGCCGACCATCCTATAATCCGAACCGCTTGGATGAGCAATGGAGTTCGCTGCAAAATCAGGAAGAGACGCCGCTTTTAAATCGGGCCCAATACGGACAATATCCGCCTGGATCGATTTTTAAAACCGTAACCGCTTACGAAGCATTGGCCTCCGGCAAGGCGACAGCCAATACCGTTTTTCAATGCGATGGTCATTTGCGTATCGGCAGTGATTATGAAATGACGGAAGCTAATGGCAAGGCTCATGGCAAATTGACGCTGCGGCAGGCGATGGCGGAGTCTTGCAATGTGGCTTTTGGCTCATTGGCTCTTTCCTTGGGCCGAGATGGTATGCGCCAGGCGTTGGAACATCAGGGCTTTTTCCGGCCTTTAGGCAGTTTTTTTGAGGAAAATGCGCCGAGAACGCCAAATTTCTCAGAATTGACGCCAGGTGAGCTGGCGCAGACCGGAATCGGGCAGGGAGATCTTGTGGTGACGCCGTTGCGCATGGCTATGCTGGCCGCTGGCTACAGTAACCAGGGCCTGCTGCCACAGCCGCGGTTGTTGTCGCAGATTATTGCGCGAAACGGTCTACCCTTGTCTTTCATTACGGATAAGGTATGGCTGACGTTAGAGCAGCGTGCTGCCGCTGAGGAAGTGCGGCGGATGATGCTGCTGACGGTTCAAGATGGAACTGGCGGTGCAGCGGCTGTCAACGGGTTGGTCGTTGGCGGTAAAACCGGTACGGCTGAGAACCCTCATGGAAAACCGCATGCATGGTTTATGGGATTTGCCCAAGAAGGCAAACAAACGTTAGCCATTGCTGTAATTGTAGAGAATGGCGGCAGCGGAGGCGCTGTTGCCGCACCGATTGCGCGACAAGTATTTCGCGTTGCATTTCGCTAA
- the rpe gene encoding ribulose-phosphate 3-epimerase → MKKTVRIAPSILSADFSKLGEEVAAIETAGADWVHIDVMDGHFVPNLTFGAPVVSCLRKVTKMPFDVHLMVEAPQNYIADFAKAGADILTVHLETAPHLHRVIQAIKEEGMKAAVSLNPSTPLCLVEEILPELDMVLLMSVNPGFGGQAFIPSSLEKVRKLRQMLNEKGLKIDIQVDGGVTPDNASQLIAAGATVLVAGSAVYKAPNMANAIHSLRGA, encoded by the coding sequence ATGAAAAAAACAGTGCGTATAGCTCCTTCAATTTTATCCGCCGACTTTTCCAAACTGGGAGAGGAAGTGGCGGCCATTGAAACGGCCGGAGCGGACTGGGTTCATATTGATGTGATGGACGGACATTTTGTGCCGAATCTGACCTTTGGCGCGCCGGTGGTGTCCTGCCTGCGTAAAGTGACTAAAATGCCCTTTGACGTACATCTTATGGTGGAAGCGCCTCAGAATTATATTGCTGATTTTGCTAAGGCGGGCGCCGATATTTTGACGGTGCATCTGGAGACAGCGCCGCATCTTCATCGCGTGATTCAAGCCATTAAAGAAGAGGGTATGAAAGCGGCGGTTTCTCTCAATCCCAGTACGCCTTTGTGCTTAGTGGAAGAAATTTTGCCTGAGCTAGACATGGTGCTGCTTATGAGTGTCAACCCGGGTTTTGGCGGCCAAGCTTTTATTCCGTCTAGTCTGGAGAAGGTGCGAAAATTGCGGCAAATGCTGAATGAAAAAGGCCTCAAGATCGACATTCAGGTGGACGGCGGTGTAACGCCAGACAATGCTTCGCAGTTAATCGCGGCTGGAGCTACGGTATTGGTAGCCGGTTCTGCCGTCTATAAGGCTCCGAACATGGCAAATGCGATTCATTCTCTACGTGGGGCTTGA
- the pknB gene encoding Stk1 family PASTA domain-containing Ser/Thr kinase: MVNRILAHRYKLLEKIGGGGMATVYRAQDDLLERPVAVKVLHQQFTHDQEFISRFRREAQAAAKLSHPNIVNMYDVGCDQDTHYIVMEYVSGGTLKEEIQQHAPLPLAQALQVASNIAEALDHAHQHQLVHCDIKPHNILIQPGGRVKVTDFGIARAVTSTTMSHTGTVFGSVHYFSPEQAKGLPVSAQSDIYSLGVVLYEMLTGTLPFQGESPVAIALQHLQQEPDSPGLRREDLPPMVEAIVLKALRKVPSERYQSAGHMLADLRLALGLLERDGDRPADEFATQLLTPMDWQGPQDRSATVKQDLGALHRNETMRLKRGFSESSGKPPAKKRTPYLIFALVMLLLIGFGTGAFMAYGKFWSSSEVTVPSVVGQQADVAKNTLMNLNLRVSISESYDPKVPPGQVISQYPEAGAVVKEQRMVTLLVSKGGDMAIVPDLRGLSRSDAELQIRNAGLIVGRITEQASNDVPTGSVVSQNPRPPAQVAKNTPVDIVVSKGDDKKKVSVPDIRGLSVPDATAKLSASKLSLGKVAEESGSSGVITSQNPAPGSEAAEGSYIDVTMGRGSSSNHRSAVQFTVPSGPQRQAVQIAVTDSGGRRIVYESVHKPGDRVEKTVEGSGSMKVQIYVNGNLLQEQTP, translated from the coding sequence ATGGTGAACCGCATACTGGCTCATCGTTATAAACTGTTGGAGAAAATTGGCGGCGGCGGCATGGCTACAGTATACCGTGCGCAGGATGATCTTTTGGAACGCCCTGTTGCCGTTAAGGTGCTGCACCAGCAATTTACTCATGATCAGGAATTTATCAGTCGTTTTCGCCGGGAAGCGCAGGCTGCGGCTAAACTTTCCCATCCTAACATCGTTAATATGTATGACGTGGGATGTGATCAAGATACTCACTATATTGTTATGGAATACGTTTCCGGCGGTACGTTGAAAGAAGAGATTCAGCAGCATGCGCCGTTGCCTTTGGCGCAGGCGCTGCAGGTGGCATCCAATATTGCTGAAGCTCTTGATCACGCCCATCAACATCAATTGGTACATTGCGACATTAAGCCGCACAACATTCTGATTCAGCCGGGCGGTCGGGTGAAGGTAACGGATTTCGGCATTGCCCGCGCGGTTACATCGACAACGATGAGCCATACAGGGACGGTATTCGGTTCAGTACATTACTTTTCGCCGGAACAGGCTAAAGGGCTGCCTGTCAGTGCGCAGTCTGATATTTATTCCTTGGGTGTTGTTTTATATGAAATGCTTACAGGCACTTTGCCTTTCCAAGGAGAATCTCCGGTAGCGATTGCCTTGCAGCATTTGCAGCAGGAGCCGGATTCACCCGGCTTGCGCCGAGAGGATCTGCCGCCTATGGTGGAAGCTATCGTCTTGAAAGCCTTGCGAAAAGTACCGTCGGAGCGTTACCAAAGCGCCGGACATATGCTGGCTGACTTGCGGCTGGCCCTGGGCCTTTTGGAGCGGGACGGCGACCGTCCTGCCGATGAATTTGCTACCCAACTGCTGACACCGATGGACTGGCAGGGACCGCAGGATCGCTCGGCGACAGTAAAACAAGATTTGGGCGCCTTACATCGTAATGAGACGATGCGCCTCAAACGCGGTTTTTCGGAATCTTCTGGCAAGCCGCCGGCTAAGAAACGAACGCCGTACTTGATCTTTGCGCTGGTCATGCTGCTCCTGATTGGCTTTGGTACCGGGGCTTTTATGGCTTACGGAAAATTTTGGAGCAGCAGTGAAGTTACTGTGCCTAGTGTAGTGGGGCAACAGGCTGATGTGGCGAAAAATACTCTTATGAATTTGAATTTGCGCGTCAGCATTTCCGAATCATATGATCCCAAAGTGCCGCCGGGACAGGTCATTTCGCAGTATCCAGAAGCCGGAGCGGTTGTTAAGGAGCAGCGCATGGTTACGCTTCTTGTCAGCAAGGGCGGCGATATGGCCATTGTACCTGATTTACGAGGCTTATCCCGCAGCGATGCGGAACTGCAGATTCGTAACGCCGGTCTTATAGTAGGGCGTATTACCGAACAGGCCAGCAATGATGTGCCAACCGGCTCGGTTGTATCTCAAAACCCACGCCCACCGGCGCAAGTAGCCAAGAATACGCCTGTGGACATTGTTGTCAGCAAAGGCGATGATAAAAAGAAAGTCAGCGTGCCTGATATTCGTGGGCTATCTGTTCCCGATGCTACGGCGAAGCTGAGTGCCAGCAAATTGTCCTTGGGCAAGGTAGCTGAAGAAAGCGGCTCCTCCGGAGTTATTACGTCGCAGAACCCGGCGCCTGGAAGCGAGGCTGCGGAAGGTAGCTATATTGATGTGACGATGGGACGAGGCAGCAGCAGCAACCATCGCAGCGCAGTGCAGTTTACTGTGCCCAGTGGGCCGCAGCGTCAAGCTGTGCAAATTGCAGTGACCGACAGCGGCGGCCGACGTATTGTTTATGAAAGCGTGCATAAACCGGGAGACCGGGTTGAGAAAACCGTAGAAGGCAGCGGGTCTATGAAGGTGCAAATTTATGTTAATGGGAATTTGTTGCAGGAACAGACTCCGTAG
- the rlmN gene encoding 23S rRNA (adenine(2503)-C(2))-methyltransferase RlmN has product MISFLGLSRQQAEAAAVSLGLKRYRGKQILEWIYNKGAASFAEMTNISQKERAFLQEQAQIGWPELVTQQADAAGKTRKYLLGFADGIRVETVLMHHPYGYSLCVSSQAGCAMGCVFCASTLHGLERNLTAAEMLAQVLFAQRELNQLQAGRLHSFVIMGSGEPLHNYEEVLRFVQLCHDPEVLGLGYRHMALSTCGVVPAMERLCQEGLPLTLSISLHAPNDELRSRIMPVNRTYPLQSLLAAADAYAAATGRRITYEYTLMKDWNDSQQQAEKLAVLLRGRLCHVNLIPVNAVAERGIARPSPQRIDAFAQVLQARGIAVTVRRERGVDIQAACGQLRNQNRNESAKEEET; this is encoded by the coding sequence ATGATTTCTTTTTTAGGACTGTCCCGGCAGCAGGCGGAAGCGGCTGCCGTTTCCCTGGGATTGAAACGGTACAGGGGCAAACAGATCCTGGAATGGATATATAACAAAGGTGCGGCTTCTTTTGCAGAGATGACCAATATCTCACAAAAAGAGCGTGCTTTTTTGCAAGAGCAGGCACAAATTGGCTGGCCGGAGTTAGTTACGCAGCAAGCCGATGCAGCAGGAAAAACGCGCAAATATCTTTTGGGTTTTGCCGATGGCATTCGTGTGGAAACGGTGTTAATGCACCATCCTTACGGCTACAGTCTCTGCGTTTCTTCGCAGGCTGGCTGCGCCATGGGCTGTGTGTTCTGCGCTTCTACCCTGCATGGATTGGAGCGCAATTTAACAGCTGCGGAAATGTTGGCGCAGGTTCTTTTTGCCCAACGCGAGTTGAATCAGCTGCAGGCTGGACGGCTGCACAGTTTTGTTATTATGGGTTCCGGCGAGCCACTGCACAATTATGAAGAAGTTTTGCGCTTTGTGCAGTTATGTCATGATCCGGAAGTGCTGGGACTGGGATATCGGCATATGGCTCTTTCCACCTGCGGTGTTGTCCCGGCGATGGAGCGTCTGTGTCAAGAAGGGCTGCCGTTGACGCTTTCGATTTCTTTGCATGCACCTAATGATGAACTGCGCTCGCGAATCATGCCTGTGAACCGAACCTATCCGTTGCAGTCCCTGCTGGCAGCTGCCGATGCGTACGCGGCAGCCACAGGACGTCGAATTACGTATGAGTATACGCTAATGAAAGATTGGAACGATTCGCAGCAGCAAGCGGAAAAGTTGGCTGTATTGCTGCGGGGACGCTTATGCCATGTGAATTTGATTCCTGTCAATGCCGTAGCAGAGAGGGGAATTGCTAGGCCGTCTCCGCAGCGTATCGATGCGTTTGCGCAAGTTTTGCAGGCTCGCGGCATTGCTGTTACGGTCCGCCGGGAACGGGGCGTAGATATTCAAGCGGCTTGCGGGCAGTTGCGCAACCAAAATCGCAACGAAAGCGCCAAGGAGGAAGAAACGTGA